A single Elephas maximus indicus isolate mEleMax1 chromosome 2, mEleMax1 primary haplotype, whole genome shotgun sequence DNA region contains:
- the LOC126070084 gene encoding protocadherin gamma-B5 isoform X25, giving the protein MGSGAGEWGWVERRRVLFPFLLSLFCLALSEQIRYRIPEEMPKGSVVGNLAKDLGLRVHELPTRKLRVSSEKPYFTVSTESGELLVSSRLDREQICGKKPACVLEFEAVAENPLNFYHVNVEIDDINDHTPKFTQTAFELQISESAQPGTRFILEGAEDADIGSNSLQNYKLTPSPGFSLITKEKKDGSKYPELVLEKPLDREQQSHHRLVLNALDGGDPTLSGTTELQIRVTDANDNPPVFSQDVYRVSLRENLPPGTPVLQVSATDQDEGVNSEITYSFHRAGQVFDLNSNSGEITTLKTLDFEEIKEYSIVVEGRDGGGLVAQCTVEINIQDENDNSPEITVHSLLEMILENTVLGTLIALIKIHDQDSGENGEVDCWLEGVVPFKVMSSSRNSYKLVTDGALDREQTPEYNVTIRATDRGKPPLSSRTSVTLHIADINDNTPVFHQAAYVVHVAENNPPGASIAQVSASDPDLGPNGHISYSILASDLEPRALSSYVSVNAQSGVVFAQRAFDHEQLRAFELTLQARDQGSPALSANVSLRVLVDDRNDNAPRVLYPALGPDGSALFDTVPRAAQPGYLVTKVVAVDADSGHNAWLSYHVLQASEPGLFSLGLRTGEVRTVRALGDRDAARQRLLVAVRDGGQPSLSATATLHLVFADNLQEALPDLSDRPAPHDPQAELQFYLVLALALISVLFFLAVILAIAMRLRSSSNCAPWNCFQPGFCSKSGPVVLPNYSEGTLPYSYNLYVAQTGRTEFNFLKCNEQLNSGQDIVCGDPSGALFPPCSSSEWTSHPEILTPWV; this is encoded by the exons ATGGGGAGCGGCGCTGGGGAGTGGGGCTGGGTTGAGAGGCGGCGAGTGCTCTTTCCCTTCCTGCTGTCTTTGTTCTGCCTGGCGCTCTCCGAGCAGATCCGCTACAGGATTCCCGAGGAAATGCCCAAGGGCTCGGTGGTGGGGAACCTGGCCAAGGACCTAGGGCTCCGTGTCCACGAGTTACCGACTCGAAAACTGCGGGTCAGTTCGGAGAAGCCTTACTTCACTGTGAGCACAGAGAGTGGAGAGTTACTTGTGAGCAGCAGGCTAGACAGGGAGCAGATATGCGGGAAGAAGCCAGCGTGTGTTCTGGAATTTGAGGCTGTTGCTGAAAATCCGCTGAACTTTTATCACGTGAATGTAGAGATCGATGATATCAATGACCACACGCCAAAATTCACGCAAACTGCCTTCGAACTTCAAATAAGTGAGTCTGCACAGCCAGGTACGCGGTTTATATTAGAGGGAGCAGAAGATGCGGATATTGGCTCGAACTCTCTACAAAACTATAAACTCACTCCTAGTCCTGGTTTCTCACTGataactaaggaaaaaaaagatggcagTAAATACCCTGAACTGGTGTTGGAGAAACCTTTAGACCGGGAACAGCAGAGTCACCATCGCTTAGTCCTGAATGCCTTGGACGGCGGGGATCCAACCCTAAGCGGCACCACTGAGCTCCAGATCCGGGTTACTGATGCCAATGATAACCCCCCTGTATTCAGCCAGGACGTGTACAGGGTCAGCCTTCGGGAAAACTTGCCCCCTGGCACCCCTGTGCTCCAGGTGTCAGCCACCGACCAGGACGAGGGCGTCAACTCAGAAATCACTTATTCCTTCCACAGAGCTGGCCAAGTCTTTGATCTCAATTCAAACAGCGGGGAAATTACAACTCTAAAGACGTTGGATTtcgaagaaatcaaagaatattctATAGTGGTGGAAGGGAGGGACGGTGGAGGACTCGTCGCACAATGTACGGTTGAAATTAATATTCAAGATGAAAATGACAACAGCCCAGAAATTACAGTTCATTCTCTACTCGAAATGATTCTGGAAAACACAGTGCTGGGAACACTGATTGCTTTGATCAAAATACATGACCAAGATTCTGGGGAAAATGGGGAGGTTGATTGTTGGTTAGAAGGTGTAGTCCCTTTTAAGGTAATGTCTTCGTCCAGAAATTCATACAAGTTGGTGACAGACGGAGCCCTGGACCGAGAGCAAACACCAGAGTACAATGTCACAATCAGAGCCACTGACAGAGGCAAGCCGCCACTCTCCTCCAGAACAAGCGTCACTCTGCACATCGCTGACATCAACGACAACACGCCAGTTTTCCACCAGGCCGCCTATGTGGTCCACGTGGCCGAAAACAACCCTCCCGGTGCTTCCATTGCTCAAGTCAGCGCTTCTGACCCGGACTTGGGGCCCAACGGACATATATCCTACTCTATCTTGGCCAGCGACCTGGAACCGCGGGCACTGTCTTCTTACGTGTCTGTGAACGCGCAAAGCGGCGTGGTGTTCGCGCAGCGCGCCTTCGACCACGAGCAGCTGCGCGCCTTTGAGCTGACGCTGCAGGCGCGTGACCAGGGCTCGCCCGCGCTCAGCGCCAACGTTAGCCTCCGCGTGCTGGTGGACGACCGCAATGACAACGCGCCCAGGGTGCTGTATCCAGCGCTGGGGCCCGACGGCTCAGCGCTCTTCGACACAGTCCCACGCGCCGCGCAGCCGGGCTACCTTGTCACCAAGGTGGTGGCGGTGGACGCAGACTCTGGGCACAACGCCTGGCTGTCCTACCACGTGCTACAGGCCAGCGAGCCCGGACTCTTCAGCCTGGGGCTGCGCACGGGCGAGGTACGGACAGTGCGTGCCTTGGGCGACAGGGACGCGGCCCGCCAGCGCCTGCTGGTCGCCGTGCGCGACGGAGGGCAACCGTCCCTCTCTGCTACAGCCACGCTGCACCTGGTCTTCGCAGACAACCTGCAGGAGGCGCTGCCAGACCTCAGCGACCGCCCGGCGCCCCATGACCCCCAAGCTGAGCTGCAGTTTTACCTGGTCTTGGCTTTGGCCTTGATCTCCGTGCTCTTCTTCCTCGCGGTGATTCTGGCCATTGCCATGCGCCTGCGAAGCTCCTCCAACTGCGCCCCCTGGAACTGCTTTCAGCCTGGCTTCTGCTCCAAGTCTGGACCCGTAGTTCTCCCCAACTACAGTGAGGGGACTTTGCCTTATTCTTACAATCTGTATGTTGCACAGACAGGAAGGACGGAATTTAATTTCCTGAAATGTAATGAGCAATTGAATTCAGGACAAGACATAGTCTGCGGTGATCCTTCAGGGGCCTTATTTCCACCGTGTAGTTCAAGTGAGTGGACTTCTCATCCTGAGATTCTAACGCCG TGGGTGTAG
- the LOC126070084 gene encoding protocadherin gamma-B2 isoform X23 — MVTSAEQRSRIRQRQVLFPFFLPLFCRALSEQIRYSIPEEMARGSVVGNLAEDLGLHVRDLLTRNLRVSAEKQYFTVNTDNGHILISDRIDRESLCPQQPLCVLPLEIVAENPLNVFHINVMIEDINDNPPHFPKDRIVLQINEFAIRGSRFGLESAIDADVGRNSLQSYQLSTNGHFSLMVKDKTKGKNAPELVLEKPLDREQQSSHLLVLTALDGGDPVRTGTTEIQIEVTDANDNPPVFSQDEYRVSLRENVPPGTSVLMVTATDQDEGINAEITYSFKTLRDDVGNMFMIDHQSGEIKSRDLIDFEISSSYTMSIEAKDGGGLATECKIILDILDENDNAPDVVFTSVATSITEDAEPGTVIALFKTHDKDSGENGEITCLIKETVPFRIESSANNYYKLVTDGTLDREQTSEYNITITATDKGKPPLSSSTSVTLHIADVNDNAPVFHQASYVVHVAENNPPGASIARVSASDSDLGPNGRVSYSIVASDLEPRLLSSYVSVSAQSGVVFAQRAFDHEQLRAFELTLQARDQGWPALSANVSLRVLVGDLNDNAPRVLYPALGPDGSALFDTVPRAAQPGYLVTKVVAVDADSGQNAWLSYHVLQASESGLFSLGLRTGEVRMARALGDRDASRQRLLVAVHDGGQPPLSATATLYLVFADSLQEALPDLKDRPAPSDPQAELQFYLVVALALISVLFLLAVILAIALRVRRSSSPTTWSCFQPGLCSKTELGVSPNYNEGTLPYSYNLYAASNSGKTRFNLLTTTPEMIPPQDLCNEASVVDPRCRRLRLLFCGQRLCIPLKTSWIFAIIIYHFIKVLGGQ, encoded by the coding sequence ATGGTAACGAGCGCGGAACAGAGGAGCAGGATCCGGCAGCGGCAAGtactctttcccttctttctgccTTTGTTCTGCCGGGCGCTCTCGGAGCAGATCCGCTACTCTATTCCCGAAGAAATGGCCAGGGGCTCAGTGGTGGGGAACCTCGCTGAGGACCTGGGGCTGCATGTACGGGATTTACTGACCCGCAACCTCAGAGTTAGCGCGGAGAAACAATACTTCACCGTGAACACAGACAACGGGCACATACTTATCAGTGATAGAATAGATCGGGAGTCGCTCTGTCCCCAACAACCTCTGTGTGTCCTGCCCTTAGAGATTGTAGCAGAGAATCCGCTAAATGTTTTTCACATAAACGTGATGATAGAAGATATTAATGACAATCCACCACATTTTCCCAAAGATAGAATTGTTTTACAAATCAATGAATTTGCAATTCGAGGCTCTCGGTTTGGCCTGGAATCCGCTATAGATGCAGATGTAGGGCGCAACTCTCTCCAGAGTTACCAACTCAGCACTAATGGGCATTTCTCTCTGATGGTGAAAGACAAGACTAAAGGCAAGAACGCCCCAGAATTGGTGTTGGAGAAGCCCCTGGACCGGGAACAGCAGAGCTCCCATCTCCTGGTCCTAACGGCTTTGGACGGGGGCGACCCTGTCCGAACTGGCACCACCGAAATCCAGATCGAGGTCACCGACGCCAACGATAACCCCCCAGTGTTCAGCCAGGATGAATACAGAGTCAGCCTGCGTGAGAATGTGCCCCCAGGCACCTCTGTGCTAATGGTGACGGCCACAGACCAGGACGAGGGCATCAACGCTGAGATTACCTACTCTTTTAAAACGCTACGAGACGATGTTGGAAATATGTTTATGATAGACCACCAAAGTGGAGAAATCAAATCCAGAGACCTTATAGACTTCGAAATCAGTAGCAGCTATACTATGAGCATAGAAGCCAAGGACGGTGGAGGCCTGGCCACTGAATGTAAAATTATACTAGACATTCTAGACGAGAACGACAATGCCCCAGACGTGGTTTTCACTTCGGTAGCTACTTCCATTACCGAGGATGCAGAGCCTGGTACGGTGATCGCGCTGTTCAAAACACATGATAAAGATTCTGGGGAAAATGGGGAGATCACATGCCTCATTAAAGAAACCGTTCCTTTTAGAATCGAATCTTCTGCCAATAATTACTACAAGCTTGTAACAGACGGGACCCTAGACCGGGAGCAAACTTCAGAGTACAACATCACCATTACGGCCACTGACAAGGGCAAGCCGCCTCTCTCCTCCAGTACAAGCGTCACTTTGCACATCGCCGATGTCAACGACAACGCCCCGGTTTTCCACCAGGCCTCCTACGTGGTCCACGTGGCCGAAAACAACCCTCCTGGCGCCTCCATCGCTCGAGTCAGCGCCTCCGACTCGGACTTGGGGCCCAACGGCCGAGTCTCCTACTCTATAGTGGCCAGTGATCTGGAACCTCGGCTGCTGTCGTCCTACGTGTCTGTGAGCGCGCAGAGTGGGGTGGTGTTCGCGCAGCGCGCCTTCGACCACGAGCAGCTGCGCGCCTTCGAGCTGACACTGCAGGCGCGTGACCAGGGCTGGCCCGCGCTCAGCGCCAATGTGAGTCTGCGCGTGTTGGTGGGCGACCTCAACGATAACGCGCCCAGGGTGCTGTACCCAGCGCTGGGACCCGATGGCTCGGCGCTTTTCGACACGGTGCCACGCGCCGCCCAGCCGGGCTACCTTGTCACCAAGGTGGTGGCGGTGGACGCGGACTCTGGGCAGAACGCCTGGCTGTCCTACCACGTGCTGCAGGCTAGCGAGTCCGGACTGTTCAGCTTGGGGCTGCGCACGGGCGAAGTACGCATGGCTCGCGCTTTGGGCGACAGGGACGCGTCCCGCCAGCGCCTGCTGGTTGCTGTACATGACGGAGGACAGCCACCCCTTTCAGCCACCGCCACGCTATACCTAGTTTTCGCTGACAGTTTGCAGGAGGCGCTGCCAGACCTCAAGGATCGGCCCGCACCCTCTGACCCCCAGGCTGAGCTGCAATTCTATCTGGTAGTGGCCTTGGCCTTGATCTCCGTGCTCTTCCTCCTCGCGGTGATTCTGGCTATCGCCCTGCGCGTGCGACGCTCCTCCAGCCCCACCACCTGGAGCTGCTTTCAGCCTGGTCTCTGTTCTAAGACTGAACTGGGGGTTTCTCCCAACTACAACGAGGGAACTTTGCCTTATTCCTACAATCTGTACGCAGCCTCCAATTCGGGAAAAACGAGGTTTAATCTCCTCACCACGACGCCAGAAATGATACCCCCACAAGACCTCTGTAATGAAGCTTCCGTGGTA